From the Cryptomeria japonica chromosome 2, Sugi_1.0, whole genome shotgun sequence genome, one window contains:
- the LOC131859816 gene encoding uncharacterized protein LOC131859816 produces the protein MAKALKRQPDWVLQKLGLERDAIQSRKSNRVEQEKGRDVVDNNYEKRDKWENIPYNENRNTYNYGQYNNHNDERRTKSGEIVGNYNGRDRINNVSNNRGNYGNNGNYGHNGNGNNQNGNNNNGGGNNENNGNNGGNRNYQTKNYGGRPPMTIESYKQLDFSEIARYPNQISNDLRSNIPKFTRNGIDFVEQHVINVKNIIEEFEVPYEDVFMKLFVQSLT, from the exons atggcaaaggctcttaagagacaaccagATTGGGTATTGCAAAAGCTTGGATTAGAAAGAGATGCCATTCAAAGTCGCAAGTCAAATAGGGTTGAACAAGAGAAAGGAAGAG ATGTTGTGGATAATAATTATGAAAAGAGGGACAAATGGGAAAATATACCTTACAATGAAAATAGAAACACATATAATTATGGACAATACAATAATCATAATGATGAAAGAAGAACTAAGAGTGGGGAAATTGTTGGTAACTACAATGGTAGAGATAGGATCAATAATGTAAGCAATAATAGGGGGAATTATGGTAACAATGGAAACTATGGCCACAATGGTAATGGGAACAATcaaaatggaaataacaataatggTGGAGGTAACAATGAAAACAATGGTAATAATGGAGGAAATAGAAATTACCAAACTAAAAACTATGGTGGCagaccacctatgaccattgaaagCTACAAACAGTTAGATTTCAGCGAGATAGCTAGATATCCTAAtcagatttcaaatgatttaagaTCAAATATCCCTAAATTCACCAGAAATGGAATTGATTTTGTAGAacaacatgtaataaatgtaaaaaatatcattgaagagttTGAAGTCCCTTACGAAGATGtttttatgaaactgtttgttcaatctctAACATAG